A window from Solanum stenotomum isolate F172 chromosome 5, ASM1918654v1, whole genome shotgun sequence encodes these proteins:
- the LOC125864628 gene encoding E3 ubiquitin ligase PQT3-like isoform X2: MSVYFKFKSAKDYDSIPIDGHFITVGNLKEKIFESKHLGRGTDFDLVVTNAQSNEEYLDEDTLIPKNTSVLIRRVPGRPRMPIVTAPVTEPDEPQVEYRSEEAQAVRSNFVGGESSATKYPEDLEWDEFGNDLYAIPEALPVQSSNQVQDAPPPSKADEESKIKALIDTPALDWQSQPSDGFGAGRGYGRGQGGRMMGGRGGRGFGWGGGLERKTPPPGYVCHRCKVPGHFIQHCPTNGDPNFDIRKVKPPTGIPKSMLMATPDGSYALPSGASAVLKPNEAAFEREVEGMPSIRSVGDLPPELHCPLCKEVMKDAVLTSKCCFTSFCDKCIRDHIISKSVCVCGATNILADDLLPNKTLRDTINRILESNNSSAEHGGSALQVQDMESARILPPKIPSPSQSAASKGELLPPPPPPPPLKEENSKSQEIAEEGKNGSAPQQMLERGRTLKVADVSEATHESVSVKEPASPGSAPLADEEVQQKPVVGEAGKKKKKKKTRMALNPAAAEMQWRAAQDLAAENYMMSMGPAAYNPYWTGMQPGLDGFGAPYPGAMPYNPYGMGPLDVPFMPPPVIPHDPFGGQGFMLPFGPPMQRDLAADFGMGFNAGPPIMSREEFEARKADLRRKRESERRGEREFPKDREHAREVGSTADGPSLKPKSKAPSSSSRPRQPERPSPDLDHRRRERPSPDLDHHQRPERPSPDLDHRRRPERPSPDLDHHRRLERPSPDRDYPRRPERLSPDRQSRDPELPRPSSKKKYEDYDDHHHEDRHRHEDRHQREHTHRSSSSHHRSESSASTKPSSIGPSEPQSKSVDKRKASVFSRISFPAEDSAAASKKRKVPSSSEMPVSSSASHRGGTTNGYHGEHKTTTGSRKSATASVDYESSDDDRHFKRKPSRLR, from the exons AATATCTTGATGAGGACACCTTGATTCCCAAAAATACTAGTGTTTTGATTCGTCGCGTTCCTGGACGACCTCGCATGCCCATAGTAACTGCACCTGTAACAGAACCAGACGA GCCCCAAGTAGAATACCGATCTGAGGAGGCTCAAGCAGTTAGAAGTAATTTTGTGGGAGGGGAGTCATCTGCCACCAAATAT CCTGAAGATCTTGAATGGGATGAATTTGGAAATGATCTGTACGCTATTCCCGAAGCATTACCAGTCCAGTCAAGCAACCAAGTGCAGGATGCTCCTCCTCCAAGTAAAGCTGATGAGGAGAGTAAGATCAAAGCTTTAATTGACACTCCAGCCTTAGATTGGCAGAG TCAACCCTCTGATGGCTTTGGTGCTGGTAGAGGTTATGGACGAGGTCAAGGTGGAAGAATGATGGGTGGACGTGGTGGGCGAGGTTTTG GTTGGGGTGGTGGGTTGGAACGGAAAACACCACCACCAGGCTATGTATGCCATCGCTGTAAGGTGCCTG GGCATTTCATTCAGCACTGTCCAACAAATGGTGACCCCAATTTTGACATTAGGAAAGTGAAACCTCCAACTGGCATTCCGAAGTCCATGTTAATGGCAACCCCAGATGGTTCATATGCTTTACCAAGTGGTGCCAGTGCTGTTTTAAAGCCCAATGA GGCTGCTTTTGAAAGAGAAGTTGAAGGGATGCCTTCTATACGTTCCGTTGGTGATCTTCCACCAGAGCTTCATTGTCCCTTGTGTAAAGAAGTAATGAAAGATGCAGTGTTAACAAGCAAGTGTTGTTTTACCAGTTTCTGCGATAAAT GCATAAGGGATCATATCATCTCGAAGTCGGTGTGTGTCTGTGGGGCCACAAATATACTTGCTGATGACCTGTTACCCAACAAGACCTTGAGGGATACAATTAATAGAATACTGGAATCAAATAATAGCAGTGCAGAGCATGGGGGTAGTGCTCTCCAAGTTCAAG ATATGGAGTCAGCGCGCATTCTCCCACCTAAGATTCCATCTCCTTCACAATCTGCAGCTTCAAAGGGTGAGCTGttaccaccaccaccaccacctccaCCTCTTAAGGAGGAAAATTCTAAATCCCAGGAGATTGCAGAAGAGGGTAAGAATGGCAGTGCTCCTCAGCAAATGTTGGAGAGAGGAAGAACTTTGAAGGTTGCAGATGTTTCTGAAGCTACACACGAGTCCGTTAGTGTTAAAGAACCTGCATCCCCGGGAAGTGCTCCATTGGCTGATGAAGAGGTTCAGCAAAAGCCTGTAGTTGGGGAGGCAG gaaagaaaaagaagaagaaaaaaacacgaATGGCTTTGAACC CTGCTGCTGCTGAGATGCAGTGGAGAGCTGCTCAAGATCTTGCTGCTGAGAATTATATGATGTCTATGGGTCCTGCTGCCTATAATCCATATTGGACAGGCATGCAACCTGGACTAGATGGATTTGGAGCCCCTTATCCTGGTGCCATGCCATACAATCCTTATGGGATGGGTCCTCTAGATGTGCCCTTTATGCCGCCTCCTGTCATACCACATGATCCATTTGGTGGACAAGGTTTTATGCTGCCTTTCGGTCCTCCAATGCAGAG GGACCTTGCAGCAGACTTTGGGATGGGATTTAATGCTGGCCCACCAATCATGAGCAGAGAAGAATTTGAGGCTAGAAAGGCTGATCTGAGAAGGAAGCGTGAGAGCGAGAGACGTGGAGAGAG GGAGTTCCCTAAAGACAGGGAACATGCAAGGGAAGTTGGGAGCACTGCTGATGGTCCTTCCCTGAAACCCAAATCT AAAGCTCCGTCGAGCTCCAGCCGTCCCCGCCAACCTGAGAGGCCTTCCCCAGACCTTGACCACCGCCGACGTGAGAGGCCATCGCCAGACCTTGATCACCACCAACGACCTGAGAGACCATCGCCAGATCTTGACCACCGCCGCCGACCTGAGAGGCCATCGCCAGACCTTGACCACCACCGCCGACTTGAGAGGCCATCACCAGACCGTGATTACCCCCGCCGACCTGAGAGGCTGTCTCCAGACCGTCAATCGCGTGACCCTGAACTTCCTCGCCCTTCTTCCAAGAAAAAGTATGAAGATTATGACGATCATCACCATGAGGACCGCCACCGCCATGAGGACCGCCATCAGCGTGAGCATACCCATCGCAGTAGCAGTAGCCATCACCGTTCAGAATCTTCAGCTAGCACCAAACCATCCTCCATAGGCCCATCTGAACCGCAATCCAAATCCGTTGATAAGAGGAAGGCGAGTGTTTTTTCTCGTATCAGTTTCCCAGCTGAAGATTCAGCAGCAGCTTCAAAGAAGCGAAAGGTGCCATCCTCAAGTGAAATGCCAGTGAGTTCTTCGGCGAGCCACAGGGGTGGCACAACAAATGGGTATCATGGAGAGCACAAAACGACTACTGGATCAAGGAAGAGTGCCACTGCGAGTGTGGATTATGAGAGCAGTGATGATGATCGGCACTTCAAAAGGAAGCCTTCAAG ATTGAGATAG
- the LOC125864628 gene encoding E3 ubiquitin ligase PQT3-like isoform X1: MSVYFKFKSAKDYDSIPIDGHFITVGNLKEKIFESKHLGRGTDFDLVVTNAQSNEEYLDEDTLIPKNTSVLIRRVPGRPRMPIVTAPVTEPDEPQVEYRSEEAQAVRSNFVGGESSATKYPEDLEWDEFGNDLYAIPEALPVQSSNQVQDAPPPSKADEESKIKALIDTPALDWQSQPSDGFGAGRGYGRGQGGRMMGGRGGRGFGWGGGLERKTPPPGYVCHRCKVPGHFIQHCPTNGDPNFDIRKVKPPTGIPKSMLMATPDGSYALPSGASAVLKPNEAAFEREVEGMPSIRSVGDLPPELHCPLCKEVMKDAVLTSKCCFTSFCDKCIRDHIISKSVCVCGATNILADDLLPNKTLRDTINRILESNNSSAEHGGSALQVQDMESARILPPKIPSPSQSAASKGELLPPPPPPPPLKEENSKSQEIAEEGKNGSAPQQMLERGRTLKVADVSEATHESVSVKEPASPGSAPLADEEVQQKPVVGEAGKKKKKKKTRMALNPAAAEMQWRAAQDLAAENYMMSMGPAAYNPYWTGMQPGLDGFGAPYPGAMPYNPYGMGPLDVPFMPPPVIPHDPFGGQGFMLPFGPPMQRDLAADFGMGFNAGPPIMSREEFEARKADLRRKRESERRGESREFPKDREHAREVGSTADGPSLKPKSKAPSSSSRPRQPERPSPDLDHRRRERPSPDLDHHQRPERPSPDLDHRRRPERPSPDLDHHRRLERPSPDRDYPRRPERLSPDRQSRDPELPRPSSKKKYEDYDDHHHEDRHRHEDRHQREHTHRSSSSHHRSESSASTKPSSIGPSEPQSKSVDKRKASVFSRISFPAEDSAAASKKRKVPSSSEMPVSSSASHRGGTTNGYHGEHKTTTGSRKSATASVDYESSDDDRHFKRKPSRLR, from the exons AATATCTTGATGAGGACACCTTGATTCCCAAAAATACTAGTGTTTTGATTCGTCGCGTTCCTGGACGACCTCGCATGCCCATAGTAACTGCACCTGTAACAGAACCAGACGA GCCCCAAGTAGAATACCGATCTGAGGAGGCTCAAGCAGTTAGAAGTAATTTTGTGGGAGGGGAGTCATCTGCCACCAAATAT CCTGAAGATCTTGAATGGGATGAATTTGGAAATGATCTGTACGCTATTCCCGAAGCATTACCAGTCCAGTCAAGCAACCAAGTGCAGGATGCTCCTCCTCCAAGTAAAGCTGATGAGGAGAGTAAGATCAAAGCTTTAATTGACACTCCAGCCTTAGATTGGCAGAG TCAACCCTCTGATGGCTTTGGTGCTGGTAGAGGTTATGGACGAGGTCAAGGTGGAAGAATGATGGGTGGACGTGGTGGGCGAGGTTTTG GTTGGGGTGGTGGGTTGGAACGGAAAACACCACCACCAGGCTATGTATGCCATCGCTGTAAGGTGCCTG GGCATTTCATTCAGCACTGTCCAACAAATGGTGACCCCAATTTTGACATTAGGAAAGTGAAACCTCCAACTGGCATTCCGAAGTCCATGTTAATGGCAACCCCAGATGGTTCATATGCTTTACCAAGTGGTGCCAGTGCTGTTTTAAAGCCCAATGA GGCTGCTTTTGAAAGAGAAGTTGAAGGGATGCCTTCTATACGTTCCGTTGGTGATCTTCCACCAGAGCTTCATTGTCCCTTGTGTAAAGAAGTAATGAAAGATGCAGTGTTAACAAGCAAGTGTTGTTTTACCAGTTTCTGCGATAAAT GCATAAGGGATCATATCATCTCGAAGTCGGTGTGTGTCTGTGGGGCCACAAATATACTTGCTGATGACCTGTTACCCAACAAGACCTTGAGGGATACAATTAATAGAATACTGGAATCAAATAATAGCAGTGCAGAGCATGGGGGTAGTGCTCTCCAAGTTCAAG ATATGGAGTCAGCGCGCATTCTCCCACCTAAGATTCCATCTCCTTCACAATCTGCAGCTTCAAAGGGTGAGCTGttaccaccaccaccaccacctccaCCTCTTAAGGAGGAAAATTCTAAATCCCAGGAGATTGCAGAAGAGGGTAAGAATGGCAGTGCTCCTCAGCAAATGTTGGAGAGAGGAAGAACTTTGAAGGTTGCAGATGTTTCTGAAGCTACACACGAGTCCGTTAGTGTTAAAGAACCTGCATCCCCGGGAAGTGCTCCATTGGCTGATGAAGAGGTTCAGCAAAAGCCTGTAGTTGGGGAGGCAG gaaagaaaaagaagaagaaaaaaacacgaATGGCTTTGAACC CTGCTGCTGCTGAGATGCAGTGGAGAGCTGCTCAAGATCTTGCTGCTGAGAATTATATGATGTCTATGGGTCCTGCTGCCTATAATCCATATTGGACAGGCATGCAACCTGGACTAGATGGATTTGGAGCCCCTTATCCTGGTGCCATGCCATACAATCCTTATGGGATGGGTCCTCTAGATGTGCCCTTTATGCCGCCTCCTGTCATACCACATGATCCATTTGGTGGACAAGGTTTTATGCTGCCTTTCGGTCCTCCAATGCAGAG GGACCTTGCAGCAGACTTTGGGATGGGATTTAATGCTGGCCCACCAATCATGAGCAGAGAAGAATTTGAGGCTAGAAAGGCTGATCTGAGAAGGAAGCGTGAGAGCGAGAGACGTGGAGAGAG CAGGGAGTTCCCTAAAGACAGGGAACATGCAAGGGAAGTTGGGAGCACTGCTGATGGTCCTTCCCTGAAACCCAAATCT AAAGCTCCGTCGAGCTCCAGCCGTCCCCGCCAACCTGAGAGGCCTTCCCCAGACCTTGACCACCGCCGACGTGAGAGGCCATCGCCAGACCTTGATCACCACCAACGACCTGAGAGACCATCGCCAGATCTTGACCACCGCCGCCGACCTGAGAGGCCATCGCCAGACCTTGACCACCACCGCCGACTTGAGAGGCCATCACCAGACCGTGATTACCCCCGCCGACCTGAGAGGCTGTCTCCAGACCGTCAATCGCGTGACCCTGAACTTCCTCGCCCTTCTTCCAAGAAAAAGTATGAAGATTATGACGATCATCACCATGAGGACCGCCACCGCCATGAGGACCGCCATCAGCGTGAGCATACCCATCGCAGTAGCAGTAGCCATCACCGTTCAGAATCTTCAGCTAGCACCAAACCATCCTCCATAGGCCCATCTGAACCGCAATCCAAATCCGTTGATAAGAGGAAGGCGAGTGTTTTTTCTCGTATCAGTTTCCCAGCTGAAGATTCAGCAGCAGCTTCAAAGAAGCGAAAGGTGCCATCCTCAAGTGAAATGCCAGTGAGTTCTTCGGCGAGCCACAGGGGTGGCACAACAAATGGGTATCATGGAGAGCACAAAACGACTACTGGATCAAGGAAGAGTGCCACTGCGAGTGTGGATTATGAGAGCAGTGATGATGATCGGCACTTCAAAAGGAAGCCTTCAAG ATTGAGATAG